In Corynebacterium aquatimens, one genomic interval encodes:
- the rpoB gene encoding DNA-directed RNA polymerase subunit beta, whose translation MLEGPPLAVQNANNAATPTTAIPGAPERYSFAKIDEPIALPGLLDVQLESFAWLVGDPDWRERQQEARGPEALITSGLEDILEEFSPIQDFSGNMSLTLSEPYFEDVKYSVDECKEKDINYSAPLYVTAEFTNGETGEIKSQTVFIGDFPLMTEKGTFIVNGTERVIVSQLVRSPGVYFDETIDKSTERPLHSVKVIPSRGAWLEFDVDKRDTVGVRIDRKRRQPVTVLLKALGWTTEQIKERFGFSEIMMATLESDGVANTDEALLEIYRKQRPGEQPTRDLAQSLLDGAFFQARRYDLARVGRYKVNRKLGLGGDHDGENTLTEEDIATTLEYLVRLHAGEREMTSPTGEVIPISTDDIDHFGNRRLRTVGELVQTQFRTGLSRMERVVRERMTTQDAESITPTSLINTKPVSAAIREFFGTSQLSQFMDHNNSLSGLTHKRRLSALGPGGLSRERAGIEVRDVHPSHYGRMCPIETPEGPNIGLIGALASYARVNPFGFIETPYQKVVDGKLTDQVEYLTADEEDRYAIAEAATARDADGTITADRIEVRLKDGDIGVTDANGVDYLDISPRQMVSVATAMIPFLEHDDANRALMGANMQKQAVPLLRSEAAYVATGTELRAAYDAGDTVIAREAGVVTDVTGDVITIMSDEGHYESYLLRTFERTNQGTCYNQTPIVDNGQRVEAGQVIADGPGTKNGEMALGTNLLVAFMPWEGHNYEDAIILNQRVVEQDTLTSIHIEEHEVDARDTKLGAEEITREIPNVSEDVLKDLDERGIVRPGADVRDGDILVGKVTPKGETELTPEERLLRAIFGEKAREVRDTSLKVPHGETGKVIAVQRFSRDEGDDLQPGVNEMVRVYVAQKRKIQDGDKMAGRHGNKGVVGKILPQEDMPFMADGTPVDIILNTHGVPRRMNIGQVLEVHLGWLAHAGWTVDPEDPNNAELLKTLPESLYDVPAESLTATPVFDGATNSEIAGLLANTKPNRDGDVMVDGDGKTMLFDGRSGEPFKYPISVGYMYMLKLHHLVDEKIHARSTGPYSMITQQPLGGKAQFGGQRFGEMEVWAMQAYGAAYTLQELLTIKSDDVVGRVKVYEAIVKGDNIPDPGIPESFKVLLKELQSLCLNVEVLSTDGTPMELSGDDDEYDQAGSSLGINLSRDEGAAADTA comes from the coding sequence GTGCTGGAAGGACCCCCCTTGGCAGTCCAGAACGCCAATAACGCAGCTACCCCTACTACCGCCATCCCGGGCGCGCCTGAGCGCTACTCGTTTGCAAAGATCGATGAGCCGATCGCGCTTCCGGGTCTTCTTGACGTCCAGCTTGAGTCTTTCGCGTGGCTCGTTGGTGACCCGGACTGGCGTGAGCGTCAGCAAGAGGCCCGTGGCCCCGAGGCGCTGATTACGTCCGGTCTTGAAGACATCCTGGAGGAGTTCTCCCCGATCCAGGACTTCTCCGGCAACATGAGTCTGACTCTGTCTGAGCCGTACTTCGAGGATGTGAAGTACTCGGTTGATGAGTGCAAAGAGAAGGACATTAACTATTCTGCGCCGCTGTACGTCACCGCGGAGTTCACTAACGGTGAGACGGGCGAGATTAAGTCCCAGACCGTGTTCATCGGTGACTTCCCGTTGATGACGGAGAAGGGCACGTTCATCGTTAACGGTACTGAGCGCGTGATTGTTTCCCAGCTCGTACGTTCCCCGGGCGTCTACTTCGATGAGACGATTGATAAGTCCACGGAGCGCCCGCTGCACTCGGTGAAGGTTATTCCGTCCCGTGGTGCGTGGCTGGAGTTTGACGTCGATAAGCGTGACACGGTGGGTGTGCGCATCGACCGCAAGCGTCGTCAGCCGGTGACCGTGCTGTTGAAGGCTCTTGGTTGGACCACGGAGCAGATCAAGGAGCGCTTCGGCTTCTCCGAAATCATGATGGCTACGCTCGAGTCCGACGGCGTTGCTAACACGGACGAGGCCCTGCTGGAGATCTACCGCAAGCAGCGCCCAGGTGAGCAGCCGACGCGTGACCTTGCGCAATCGCTTCTCGACGGTGCGTTTTTCCAGGCGCGTCGTTATGACCTGGCTCGTGTTGGCCGCTACAAGGTGAACCGCAAGCTGGGCCTGGGCGGGGACCACGATGGTGAGAACACGCTGACTGAAGAAGATATCGCCACCACGCTGGAGTACCTGGTGCGCCTGCACGCGGGTGAGCGTGAGATGACGTCGCCGACCGGTGAGGTCATCCCGATTTCCACGGACGATATTGACCACTTTGGTAACCGCCGCCTGCGCACCGTGGGTGAGTTGGTGCAGACGCAGTTCCGCACGGGTCTGTCCCGCATGGAGCGCGTCGTGCGTGAGCGCATGACCACGCAGGATGCGGAATCGATTACGCCGACGTCGTTGATCAACACCAAGCCGGTGTCCGCAGCGATCCGCGAGTTCTTCGGTACCTCCCAGCTGTCCCAGTTCATGGACCACAACAACTCCCTGTCGGGGCTGACGCACAAGCGTCGTCTGTCCGCGCTGGGCCCGGGTGGTCTGTCCCGTGAGCGCGCCGGCATTGAGGTGCGCGACGTGCACCCGTCCCACTACGGCCGCATGTGCCCGATTGAGACTCCGGAAGGCCCGAACATTGGTCTGATCGGTGCGCTGGCGTCCTACGCGCGCGTCAACCCGTTCGGTTTCATTGAGACGCCGTACCAGAAGGTCGTCGACGGCAAGCTGACTGACCAGGTTGAGTACCTCACCGCTGATGAGGAAGACCGCTACGCCATCGCCGAGGCCGCGACTGCCCGTGACGCTGACGGCACGATCACCGCTGACCGCATTGAGGTCCGCCTCAAAGACGGTGACATCGGCGTGACGGACGCAAACGGCGTCGACTACTTAGACATTTCCCCGCGCCAGATGGTGTCCGTGGCTACGGCAATGATTCCGTTCCTCGAGCACGATGACGCGAACCGCGCGCTGATGGGTGCGAACATGCAGAAGCAGGCTGTGCCGCTGCTGCGCTCCGAGGCTGCCTACGTTGCAACCGGTACGGAGCTGCGCGCTGCGTACGACGCGGGTGACACCGTTATCGCGCGCGAAGCCGGTGTGGTCACCGACGTCACCGGTGACGTGATCACCATCATGAGCGACGAGGGCCACTACGAGTCCTACCTGCTGCGCACGTTCGAGCGCACGAACCAGGGAACCTGCTACAACCAAACTCCGATCGTCGATAATGGCCAGCGCGTGGAAGCCGGCCAGGTGATTGCGGACGGCCCGGGCACGAAGAACGGTGAGATGGCGCTGGGCACGAACCTGCTCGTTGCGTTCATGCCGTGGGAAGGCCACAACTACGAGGACGCGATCATTTTGAACCAGCGCGTCGTCGAGCAGGACACGCTGACCTCGATCCACATTGAGGAACACGAGGTTGACGCCCGCGACACGAAGCTGGGTGCGGAAGAAATCACGCGTGAGATCCCGAACGTCAGCGAGGACGTGCTCAAGGACCTCGACGAGCGCGGTATTGTTCGCCCGGGTGCGGACGTGCGCGACGGCGACATCTTGGTGGGTAAGGTCACCCCGAAGGGTGAGACCGAGCTGACGCCGGAAGAGCGCCTGCTGCGCGCGATCTTCGGCGAGAAGGCCCGTGAGGTGCGCGACACCTCCCTGAAGGTTCCGCACGGTGAGACCGGTAAGGTCATCGCGGTCCAGCGCTTCTCCCGCGACGAGGGCGACGACCTGCAGCCAGGCGTGAATGAGATGGTGCGCGTCTACGTTGCGCAGAAGCGCAAGATCCAGGACGGCGACAAGATGGCTGGCCGCCACGGCAACAAGGGTGTCGTGGGCAAGATCCTCCCGCAGGAAGACATGCCGTTCATGGCGGACGGTACCCCGGTGGACATCATCCTGAACACCCACGGTGTTCCGCGTCGTATGAACATCGGCCAGGTGCTGGAGGTTCACCTCGGCTGGCTGGCTCACGCCGGTTGGACCGTTGACCCTGAGGACCCGAACAACGCTGAGCTGCTAAAGACCCTGCCGGAGTCCCTCTACGACGTCCCGGCCGAGTCGCTCACCGCAACGCCGGTGTTCGACGGCGCCACCAACTCGGAAATCGCAGGTCTTCTGGCCAACACCAAGCCCAACCGCGACGGCGACGTCATGGTTGACGGCGACGGCAAGACAATGCTTTTCGACGGCCGGTCGGGTGAGCCATTCAAGTACCCCATCTCCGTGGGCTACATGTACATGCTCAAACTGCACCACCTTGTCGACGAGAAGATCCACGCCCGTTCCACCGGCCCGTACTCCATGATTACGCAGCAGCCGCTGGGTGGTAAGGCCCAGTTCGGTGGCCAGCGCTTCGGTGAGATGGAGGTGTGGGCAATGCAGGCATACGGCGCCGCCTACACCCTGCAGGAACTGTTGACCATCAAGTCCGACGACGTGGTGGGTCGCGTGAAGGTCTACGAGGCCATTGTCAAGGGCGACAACATCCCAGACCCGGGCATCCCGGAGTCCTTCAAGGTGTTGCTCAAGGAGCTCCAGTCCCTGTGCCTGAACGTCGAAGTGCTGTCCACCGACGGCACGCCGATGGAACTCTCCGGCGATGACGACGAGTACGACCAGGCCGGCTCCTCCCTGGGCATCAACCTGTCCCGCGACGAAGGTGCCGCAGCCGACACAGCTTAA
- a CDS encoding DUF1778 domain-containing protein: MTTETKDKRLQLRATASQDARLREAAKTEEVSVTEFVLASALAKADTVLADKRYFFLSSEQYNEFLEALEKPVRGPKYQALMTGETVFGKDFTLD, translated from the coding sequence ATGACCACTGAAACAAAGGACAAGCGGCTCCAGTTGCGCGCCACTGCGTCGCAGGACGCCCGGCTGCGCGAGGCCGCCAAGACCGAAGAAGTAAGCGTTACCGAGTTTGTCCTCGCCAGCGCTCTGGCCAAGGCTGACACGGTTCTAGCTGATAAGCGTTATTTCTTTCTGAGCTCGGAACAATATAACGAGTTTCTCGAGGCACTGGAAAAACCGGTCCGGGGACCCAAGTACCAAGCGCTCATGACAGGCGAGACCGTCTTTGGGAAGGATTTCACGCTTGATTAA
- a CDS encoding GNAT family N-acetyltransferase yields MLDKKDNSRNFCSGIDELDLWLRRFAWKNQKAKNSVTYVSTVNDEVVGYYCLSAGSVLKDELPTGLPGGNRPIMTPVIILGRFAVDKRAQGKGLGTALLRDAIVRAESASTTIGAMGLVIHRYNETAKQFYLNKSEFLEFPGQPLHLLLPL; encoded by the coding sequence GTGCTGGACAAGAAAGATAACTCGCGCAATTTCTGCTCTGGAATCGACGAGCTCGATCTGTGGCTCCGCCGCTTCGCATGGAAGAACCAGAAAGCCAAGAACTCAGTAACATACGTGAGCACGGTTAACGACGAGGTCGTCGGTTACTACTGCCTCTCCGCGGGCAGTGTACTCAAGGACGAGCTTCCCACAGGATTACCCGGCGGCAACCGACCCATAATGACGCCCGTCATAATTCTTGGCCGCTTCGCCGTAGACAAGCGCGCTCAAGGAAAGGGCTTAGGCACCGCACTACTTCGCGACGCCATCGTGCGCGCCGAGTCCGCCTCCACGACAATCGGCGCCATGGGCCTTGTCATCCACCGCTACAACGAAACCGCCAAGCAGTTCTACTTAAACAAGTCCGAATTTCTCGAGTTCCCCGGACAGCCTTTGCACCTGCTGCTTCCGCTCTAA
- a CDS encoding adenylosuccinate synthase — translation MSAIIIVGAQWGDEGKGKATDILGGRVDYVVKPNGGNNAGHTVVVGGEKYELKLLPAGVLSENATPVLGNGVVINLEALFSEIDGLEARGANASRLRISSNAHLVAPYHQTLDKVQERFLGKRAIGTTGRGIGPTYSDKVARVGIRVQDLFDESILRQKIESALDVKNQMLVKMYNRKAIEVDAIMDYFMGYADRVKPMVIDAERTLNDALDRGEHVLMEGGQATMLDVDHGTYPFVTSSNPTAGGACVGSGIGPTRITASLGIIKAYTTRVGAGPFPTELFDKWGDYLQEVGGEVGVNTGRKRRCGWYDSVIARYASRVNGFTDYFLTKLDVLTGIGEIPICVAYDVDGTRYDEMPLTQTEFHHAEPIFETMPAWDEDITDITSFDDLPQRAKDYVLRLEELSGAPISYIGVGPGRDQTIVRHDVMER, via the coding sequence ATGTCCGCCATCATCATCGTCGGTGCTCAATGGGGCGACGAGGGCAAAGGCAAGGCCACGGACATCCTGGGCGGCCGCGTTGATTACGTGGTCAAGCCCAACGGCGGCAACAACGCTGGTCACACGGTGGTTGTTGGCGGTGAGAAATATGAGCTTAAGCTGCTGCCCGCGGGTGTGCTGAGTGAAAATGCCACGCCCGTGCTGGGTAACGGCGTGGTGATCAACCTTGAGGCGCTCTTCAGCGAGATCGACGGGCTGGAGGCGCGCGGCGCGAACGCGTCACGGCTGCGGATCAGCTCGAACGCGCACCTCGTCGCGCCGTACCACCAAACGCTGGACAAAGTGCAGGAGCGCTTCTTAGGCAAACGCGCGATTGGCACGACCGGCCGCGGCATCGGGCCGACGTACTCAGACAAGGTCGCCCGCGTGGGCATTCGCGTGCAAGATCTTTTCGACGAATCGATCCTCCGCCAAAAGATCGAAAGTGCTCTGGACGTAAAAAACCAGATGCTGGTGAAGATGTACAACCGCAAGGCCATCGAAGTCGACGCGATCATGGACTACTTCATGGGCTACGCCGACCGCGTGAAACCCATGGTCATCGACGCTGAGCGCACGCTTAACGACGCTCTGGATCGCGGCGAACACGTCCTCATGGAAGGCGGCCAGGCGACCATGCTGGACGTGGACCATGGAACGTATCCGTTTGTGACCTCGTCGAACCCGACCGCCGGCGGCGCCTGCGTGGGATCGGGCATCGGGCCGACGCGGATTACTGCGTCGCTGGGCATTATTAAGGCCTACACCACCCGCGTCGGCGCCGGGCCTTTCCCCACGGAACTCTTTGACAAATGGGGCGACTACCTGCAAGAAGTCGGCGGCGAAGTCGGCGTGAACACCGGCCGCAAACGCCGCTGCGGGTGGTACGACTCCGTCATCGCCCGCTACGCATCCCGCGTCAACGGCTTTACGGATTACTTCCTGACCAAGCTGGATGTGCTGACTGGTATCGGGGAAATCCCCATCTGCGTCGCCTACGACGTCGACGGCACGCGTTACGACGAAATGCCACTCACCCAAACCGAATTCCACCACGCCGAGCCGATCTTCGAAACCATGCCGGCCTGGGATGAGGACATCACCGACATCACCTCCTTCGACGACCTTCCGCAGCGCGCCAAGGACTACGTCCTCCGCCTCGAAGAGCTCTCCGGCGCGCCGATCTCCTACATCGGCGTTGGCCCCGGCCGCGACCAGACCATCGTCCGCCACGACGTCATGGAGCGCTAA
- a CDS encoding PRC and DUF2382 domain-containing protein: protein MSDFNRIEDLANATAYDVNGEKVGSVKDVYVNDTTGQPDFISVNHGLFGSGESIVPLRGHSLTDGDLHLAFPKERIEDAPDLDENGHLTNADQEAFYRHYGLEGTEDRARYATGAEYDQTGEAAAGAGYAAGENVEADRREFADAQVAEDGTLIRSEEQLNVGKERVEAGQVRLRKYVVHETETVEVPVEREEVRITREPITDADRANFDGQIGEAEASVTLHEDRVTVSKESVPVEKVSLGTETVQETQRVSEDVAKERIETDGQVVEGVEGERGFENR from the coding sequence ATGTCTGACTTCAACCGCATCGAGGACCTTGCAAACGCAACCGCATACGACGTAAACGGCGAGAAGGTTGGTTCCGTCAAGGACGTCTACGTTAACGACACCACCGGCCAGCCGGACTTCATCTCCGTCAACCACGGCCTGTTCGGCTCCGGCGAGTCCATCGTTCCGCTGCGCGGCCACTCCCTGACCGATGGCGACCTGCACCTCGCTTTCCCGAAGGAGCGCATCGAGGACGCTCCGGATCTGGACGAGAACGGCCACCTCACCAACGCTGACCAGGAGGCTTTCTACCGCCACTACGGTCTCGAGGGCACCGAGGACCGCGCACGTTACGCAACCGGCGCTGAGTACGACCAGACCGGCGAGGCAGCTGCAGGCGCTGGCTACGCTGCTGGCGAGAACGTTGAGGCTGACCGCCGCGAGTTCGCAGACGCTCAGGTTGCTGAGGACGGCACCCTGATCCGTTCCGAGGAGCAGCTCAACGTTGGCAAGGAGCGCGTCGAGGCTGGCCAGGTTCGCCTGCGCAAGTACGTCGTTCACGAGACCGAGACCGTCGAGGTTCCGGTTGAGCGCGAAGAGGTCCGCATCACCCGCGAGCCGATCACCGACGCTGACCGCGCTAACTTCGACGGCCAGATCGGCGAGGCTGAGGCTTCCGTTACCCTGCACGAGGACCGCGTGACCGTGTCCAAGGAATCCGTGCCGGTTGAGAAGGTTTCCCTGGGCACCGAGACCGTTCAGGAAACCCAGCGCGTCTCCGAGGACGTTGCCAAGGAGCGCATCGAGACCGACGGCCAGGTCGTCGAGGGCGTCGAGGGCGAGCGCGGCTTCGAGAACCGCTAA
- a CDS encoding endonuclease domain-containing protein, whose product MSIFHSVEGWINTQGLGELVSGKYWFLPNDGTERSAHLASLQAFHHPRRIQFNVIAAARAVAMALERPGYVIIGLSALMVFGLGFFGDACDTTLAGPVRLTKLGMARSPTVFRRYASETWTVFYDRRPVAISAPAVAVVDTLKHLRSGFHQWPTPAWFADAVLFRAISLIDATRRHLGIHPHDILDAARGKVDRKWLLKALRLSSELADSPKETEVRMLLKILLTEPRLASQEFWDSLAIPSKFWAAVRALKLQVSEQVPVFKGERLITVLDLALVELKIAIMYDGEHHLARKQRDRDARIYLELEAQGWIVLRLSANTLADLPEYLAVALRARVGGLPELP is encoded by the coding sequence ATGTCCATCTTCCATTCGGTCGAGGGGTGGATCAATACGCAAGGCCTTGGCGAGCTCGTCTCCGGCAAGTACTGGTTTTTGCCCAATGACGGCACAGAGCGTTCCGCGCACCTCGCCTCGCTGCAGGCCTTTCATCATCCAAGGCGCATCCAGTTCAACGTTATCGCTGCAGCGCGCGCGGTCGCGATGGCGCTTGAGCGCCCCGGATACGTCATCATCGGGTTGAGCGCATTGATGGTCTTCGGTCTCGGTTTCTTCGGCGACGCATGCGACACCACCCTCGCGGGCCCCGTCCGACTCACAAAGTTGGGGATGGCGCGCAGCCCCACGGTCTTTCGTCGATACGCGAGCGAAACGTGGACTGTCTTCTACGATCGACGGCCGGTTGCTATCAGTGCGCCCGCGGTCGCTGTCGTCGATACGCTTAAGCACCTTCGCTCCGGCTTCCACCAATGGCCCACCCCTGCGTGGTTTGCGGATGCCGTGCTCTTTCGAGCAATTTCGCTTATCGACGCGACCCGCCGCCACCTCGGGATCCACCCCCACGACATCCTCGACGCCGCCCGCGGGAAAGTGGACCGAAAATGGCTGTTGAAAGCACTGCGGCTTTCCAGTGAGCTTGCCGATTCACCGAAGGAGACCGAGGTGCGCATGCTCCTTAAAATTCTGTTGACCGAGCCGAGGCTCGCGTCCCAGGAATTCTGGGACAGCCTGGCGATCCCGTCGAAATTCTGGGCCGCGGTCCGCGCGCTGAAGCTGCAGGTGAGCGAGCAGGTGCCTGTGTTCAAAGGGGAGCGGCTGATAACGGTGCTGGATCTAGCGCTGGTTGAGCTCAAAATCGCGATCATGTACGACGGGGAACACCACCTCGCCCGGAAGCAGCGCGATCGGGATGCGCGCATCTATTTGGAACTCGAGGCCCAGGGCTGGATCGTATTGCGCCTGTCCGCGAATACCCTGGCGGATCTTCCCGAATACCTTGCGGTTGCGCTCCGGGCGCGAGTGGGCGGCCTGCCGGAGCTCCCCTAA
- a CDS encoding FUSC family protein, whose amino-acid sequence MNHITTRARVAAQQSLTARAERVLRRILPALQIGLAAGLAYWIAHEWVGHHQPFFAPVSVVLIVGFSGGERINRAFDISLGCVFGVLLGDLFFAPLGAGGWQIALAVTVSLLFASFFTKSELVAAQCAIGSVLIATILPPGSAVTGIDRTIDAFIGSLVGLVVLGLLPTAPLTAARLEIASVLKVLSAVLSDVSSSLRNAQTTAPATSPTATPTRSAPRDTTAAALETIRGTQTGIDAISSATKYGREQARLSPFFWRTRGEVTSLSQVAVPTDNAIRNTRVLVRRALVLAEDRDPVSDTQLEILNELADITLDIAAVYDSPFRRLPRYSRDRSAALGFTKTPSPFKQARAEKIPELEQRLRVLAAKTGLDVLDVPGQDRPALSAAVILGQSRSLIVDLLQICGVPREKAIATLAPTSDHPGFAPDLTTDLTTDTRN is encoded by the coding sequence GTGAACCACATTACGACGCGCGCGCGGGTCGCCGCGCAACAATCTTTAACGGCGCGCGCGGAGCGCGTTCTGCGGCGCATCTTGCCCGCCCTGCAGATTGGCCTCGCCGCGGGTTTGGCCTACTGGATCGCCCACGAATGGGTAGGCCACCACCAACCCTTCTTCGCGCCGGTATCGGTCGTTCTGATCGTTGGTTTCTCTGGCGGCGAGCGCATCAACCGCGCCTTCGACATCTCCCTCGGCTGCGTTTTCGGCGTTCTGCTCGGTGACCTGTTCTTCGCCCCGTTGGGTGCCGGCGGCTGGCAGATCGCGCTCGCCGTCACGGTGTCGCTGCTGTTCGCGTCATTCTTCACAAAATCGGAACTAGTCGCAGCTCAGTGCGCGATTGGCTCGGTGCTCATCGCGACGATCCTGCCGCCAGGTTCCGCCGTGACCGGCATCGACCGCACGATCGACGCCTTCATCGGGTCGCTCGTTGGACTCGTGGTGCTCGGCTTGTTGCCCACCGCGCCACTCACCGCCGCGCGCCTAGAAATCGCCAGCGTGCTCAAGGTCCTGAGCGCCGTGCTTAGCGACGTCTCCTCCTCCCTCCGCAACGCCCAAACCACCGCACCAGCCACTAGCCCGACCGCCACCCCGACCCGTTCTGCCCCCCGCGACACTACGGCGGCGGCCCTGGAAACGATTCGCGGAACCCAAACCGGCATCGATGCCATCTCATCCGCCACAAAATACGGCCGTGAACAGGCACGTTTGTCCCCGTTCTTCTGGCGTACTCGTGGTGAGGTCACCTCTCTATCCCAAGTCGCAGTTCCCACCGATAACGCGATCCGCAACACCCGCGTGCTGGTCCGCCGCGCTTTAGTTCTTGCTGAAGACCGCGATCCGGTCTCAGACACCCAGCTTGAAATCCTCAACGAACTTGCGGACATCACCCTCGACATCGCTGCCGTCTACGACTCTCCGTTCCGGCGTTTGCCCAGGTACAGCCGCGACCGCTCGGCCGCGCTCGGGTTCACTAAGACCCCAAGCCCCTTCAAGCAAGCCCGTGCCGAGAAAATTCCTGAGCTTGAGCAACGCCTGCGCGTTCTCGCAGCCAAAACTGGCCTTGATGTCCTTGATGTTCCTGGCCAGGATCGCCCGGCGTTGTCCGCAGCGGTGATCTTGGGGCAGTCGCGTTCCCTGATCGTTGATCTTCTCCAGATTTGCGGCGTCCCCCGGGAGAAGGCCATCGCGACGCTCGCACCAACATCGGATCACCCTGGCTTCGCGCCCGACCTCACGACCGACCTCACGACCGATACGCGAAATTAG
- the fbaA gene encoding class II fructose-bisphosphate aldolase gives MPIATPEVYNEMLDRAKAGGFAFPAINCTSSETINAALRGFAEAESDGIIQFSTGGAEFGSGQSVKNKVAGAKALAQFAHEVAAHYDINVALHTDHCQKEVLDEYVRPLIAISQERVDRGELPLFQSHMWDGSAIPIDENLEIAQELLEKAHNANIILEVEIGVVGGEEDGVEAKAGANLYTTPEDFEKTIDAIGTGEKGRYLLAATFGNVHGVYKPGNVKLRPEVLDEGQKVAIAKLGLEEGSKPFDFVFHGGSGSEKEKIEEALRYGVIKMNVDTDTQYAFTRPIVTHMFQNYDGVLKVDGEVGNKKVYDPRSYMKKAEVSMAERVVEACQDLHSVGKTLSK, from the coding sequence ATGCCTATCGCAACCCCTGAGGTCTACAACGAAATGCTCGACCGCGCCAAGGCAGGCGGCTTCGCCTTCCCGGCCATCAACTGCACCAGCTCGGAGACCATCAACGCAGCTCTGCGTGGTTTCGCCGAGGCTGAGTCCGACGGCATTATCCAATTTTCCACCGGCGGTGCGGAGTTCGGCTCCGGCCAGTCCGTGAAGAACAAGGTCGCCGGCGCGAAGGCACTGGCCCAGTTCGCGCACGAAGTTGCCGCGCACTACGACATCAACGTGGCGCTGCACACGGACCACTGCCAGAAGGAAGTTCTGGATGAGTACGTCCGCCCGCTGATCGCGATCTCCCAGGAGCGCGTGGACCGCGGCGAACTCCCACTGTTCCAGTCCCACATGTGGGACGGCTCCGCTATCCCGATCGATGAGAACCTGGAAATCGCCCAGGAGCTGCTGGAGAAGGCTCACAACGCGAACATCATCCTCGAGGTTGAGATCGGCGTCGTCGGCGGCGAGGAAGACGGCGTTGAGGCGAAAGCCGGCGCGAATCTCTACACCACGCCTGAGGATTTTGAAAAGACCATCGACGCCATCGGTACTGGTGAGAAGGGCCGCTACCTGCTCGCCGCTACCTTCGGCAACGTCCACGGCGTGTACAAGCCGGGCAATGTGAAGCTGCGCCCGGAGGTTCTGGATGAGGGCCAGAAGGTGGCCATCGCCAAGCTTGGGCTCGAAGAGGGCTCCAAGCCGTTCGACTTCGTCTTCCACGGTGGCTCCGGCTCCGAGAAGGAGAAGATCGAGGAAGCTCTGCGCTACGGCGTGATCAAGATGAACGTGGACACCGACACCCAGTACGCGTTCACCCGCCCGATCGTGACCCACATGTTCCAGAACTACGACGGCGTGCTCAAGGTCGACGGCGAAGTGGGCAACAAGAAGGTCTACGACCCGCGCTCCTACATGAAGAAGGCCGAGGTCTCCATGGCCGAGCGTGTCGTTGAAGCCTGCCAGGACCTCCACTCCGTGGGCAAGACCCTGTCGAAGTAG